The uncultured Methanobrevibacter sp. genome has a window encoding:
- a CDS encoding manganese-dependent inorganic pyrophosphatase yields the protein MAETYVFGHKSPDSDTITSSIVMANLENELGNKDAKAYRLGNINKETEFILNYLDMEAPELLESIDDGADVILVDHNSPAESVDNLENANILKVVDHHKLALETSYPLFLRFEPVGCTETILCKLYEENGIEITKEIATLMLSAIISDTLLLKSPTTTDDDKAAVEKLAKIADIDAEEYGLEMLKAGTDLSSFTIEEILSLDAKQIDFKDVKSIVNQVNTADISDVMAMKDDLEVGINKIIEDEGLDLFMLLITDIVNSNSQVIVLGKDAALVEKAYGVKLEDNTALLEGVVSRKKQVVPIMTDNA from the coding sequence ATGGCAGAAACTTATGTTTTCGGACACAAAAGTCCAGATAGTGATACAATAACATCTAGTATTGTAATGGCAAACTTGGAAAATGAATTAGGAAACAAGGATGCTAAAGCTTACAGATTAGGAAATATAAACAAAGAAACTGAATTCATTTTAAACTATTTAGATATGGAAGCACCTGAACTTTTAGAGAGCATTGACGACGGTGCAGATGTAATTTTGGTCGACCACAACTCTCCTGCTGAGTCAGTAGACAATCTCGAAAATGCAAACATTTTAAAAGTAGTTGACCACCACAAGTTAGCATTGGAAACTTCATATCCTTTATTTTTAAGATTTGAACCTGTTGGTTGTACTGAAACTATCTTATGCAAATTATATGAAGAAAATGGCATTGAAATCACAAAAGAAATAGCTACATTAATGCTTTCAGCTATTATTTCAGATACTTTGCTTTTAAAATCCCCTACAACCACAGACGACGATAAGGCAGCTGTAGAAAAACTTGCCAAAATCGCTGATATAGATGCTGAAGAATACGGTTTGGAAATGCTTAAGGCAGGTACAGACCTAAGCAGTTTCACTATTGAAGAGATTTTGTCTTTGGATGCAAAACAGATTGACTTTAAAGATGTCAAATCAATAGTTAATCAGGTTAATACTGCTGATATTTCTGATGTTATGGCTATGAAAGATGATTTGGAAGTAGGAATCAATAAAATAATCGAAGATGAAGGTTTAGATTTATTTATGCTTTTAATAACTGATATTGTCAACAGCAATTCTCAGGTAATTGTTTTAGGTAAAGATGCAGCTCTTGTTGAAAAGGCATACGGTGTAAAACTGGAAGATAACACTGCCCTTTTGGAAGGTGTTGTATCCCGTAAAAAACAGGTTGTACCTATCATGACTGATAATGCTTAG
- a CDS encoding methanogenesis marker 3 protein, which produces MLIKINGEEIDVAEASTIQDVIAETNAPYTPGSIVCLIKGKKELEKNISKYKIKTNQGSIIIQLDESEEAKPLVDVWKNQYEEFVDLDIRWSTPTEVAIGPIVTDLEPTSDEYKYYEGDVVLSLSSFSNESTHLIMLKENTTNVYSVPPYNKGIFARVIGGKKTLENLTDDDRVTGIEPIIERSTSTDMISVTDLSTQLEEGNELYTYISFDIDEESPVSVEHLFSLIKDGRIKVSYDSESFIGFYELQGIEKPKEHTTQRVRGTITVRNDGVGVGKLFVYRENRVLTPNHTTVGKIINGMEIIDIAKENDFITVKSERQRLMLLNKTQKEATELLSAAGVEHLIDGLVDENAVIVEQNPKHTIDILKEGQVITKSVNKEDLCKIKFTDNAPRSVRYFKRLSGLLENPIGKIKVHFSVPGMHIVIFEGDKKAAKGLVPENNPVDKVIRGQIGITNMASKSAGLIGIRFEDNSEFGPTAESFEATNIIGDIVSDYDALEELKEGVVVYVTESNNES; this is translated from the coding sequence ATATACTCCTGGTAGTATTGTTTGTTTGATTAAAGGAAAAAAGGAACTTGAGAAGAACATAAGCAAATATAAAATTAAAACAAATCAAGGTTCCATAATCATTCAATTGGACGAATCCGAAGAAGCAAAACCTTTAGTTGATGTATGGAAAAATCAATATGAGGAATTTGTTGATTTGGATATAAGATGGTCCACTCCGACAGAAGTGGCAATCGGTCCTATTGTAACTGATCTGGAACCGACTTCAGATGAATACAAATATTATGAAGGGGATGTTGTTTTAAGTTTATCTAGTTTTAGTAATGAATCTACTCATTTAATTATGCTTAAAGAGAATACAACCAACGTTTATAGTGTACCTCCGTACAACAAGGGAATATTTGCCCGTGTCATAGGTGGTAAAAAAACTTTGGAAAATCTCACAGATGATGACAGGGTAACCGGTATCGAACCTATCATAGAGAGAAGTACAAGCACTGACATGATTTCAGTAACTGATTTAAGCACACAACTGGAAGAAGGAAATGAGCTGTATACTTATATCTCTTTTGATATTGATGAAGAGTCTCCTGTCAGTGTTGAGCATCTGTTCTCATTAATTAAGGACGGTAGAATCAAGGTTTCTTATGACAGTGAATCTTTCATAGGTTTTTATGAACTTCAAGGTATCGAAAAACCGAAAGAACATACTACTCAAAGAGTCAGAGGAACAATCACCGTCAGAAATGATGGTGTAGGTGTTGGAAAACTATTCGTTTATCGTGAAAACAGAGTATTAACTCCAAATCATACTACTGTTGGAAAAATCATTAACGGTATGGAAATTATCGATATTGCTAAGGAAAATGATTTCATTACTGTAAAATCTGAAAGACAAAGATTGATGTTGCTGAATAAAACTCAAAAAGAGGCTACAGAGCTGTTGTCTGCTGCAGGAGTTGAACATCTAATCGATGGACTTGTTGACGAGAATGCAGTTATTGTTGAGCAAAATCCTAAACATACAATTGATATCTTAAAAGAAGGCCAAGTGATTACTAAATCCGTTAATAAAGAGGATTTATGCAAAATCAAATTTACAGATAATGCGCCAAGGTCTGTCAGATACTTCAAACGTCTGTCCGGTCTTTTAGAAAACCCTATCGGTAAAATAAAAGTCCACTTTTCTGTACCTGGAATGCACATTGTTATTTTTGAAGGAGATAAAAAAGCTGCGAAAGGTTTGGTTCCTGAAAATAACCCTGTAGATAAAGTTATAAGAGGTCAAATCGGTATTACAAATATGGCTTCAAAAAGTGCAGGTCTGATCGGTATCAGATTTGAAGACAATTCTGAATTCGGACCGACTGCTGAAAGCTTTGAAGCGACTAACATTATTGGTGATATTGTTTCAGATTATGATGCTCTTGAAGAATTAAAAGAAGGAGTTGTAGTATATGTCACAGAATCTAACAATGAGTCCTGA
- a CDS encoding methanogenesis marker 17 protein produces MLVECYDERGAEVYEIIIKQIFQDLVLGAAVDDLRAYVNPDDPVFILAIKMKKTSSVVKFEDVANLTYVKDDDVTRILVDNENYLPNILKQLWKRFSREEIYQPNRYQLEIAGDNTDLKTLVIDDPHSNLQRRIYDAIFRILPEGFKIIKDMSTDNIVTVVATDELIADAWIEKANEYISELEN; encoded by the coding sequence ATGTTAGTAGAATGCTACGATGAAAGAGGTGCAGAAGTTTATGAAATCATCATTAAGCAGATTTTCCAGGATCTGGTTCTTGGAGCTGCTGTAGATGATTTAAGAGCTTATGTAAATCCGGATGATCCTGTATTTATCTTAGCTATCAAAATGAAAAAAACTTCAAGTGTAGTTAAATTTGAGGATGTTGCTAACCTCACTTACGTTAAAGATGATGACGTTACCCGTATACTTGTAGATAATGAAAATTATCTTCCTAATATTCTCAAACAGTTATGGAAAAGGTTTTCCAGAGAGGAAATCTATCAGCCTAACAGATATCAGCTTGAAATTGCAGGCGACAACACAGATTTGAAAACTTTGGTTATAGATGACCCTCATTCCAATCTCCAAAGGAGAATCTATGATGCAATATTCAGGATATTGCCTGAAGGTTTTAAAATCATCAAGGACATGTCCACTGATAATATCGTTACTGTGGTAGCTACAGATGAGTTAATTGCTGATGCATGGATTGAAAAAGCTAATGAATATATATCTGAGTTGGAAAATTAA
- the dph5 gene encoding diphthine synthase has protein sequence MFYLVGLGLFDEKDISLKGLECLKNVDKIYAEFFTSRLFGSSFEAIEGLIGKKIEVLVRDEVEEEHKFIEEAKTSDVALITGGDPLIATTHSDFLVQCSKKGIDFEVIHGSSILSSAPAISGLQGYKFGKVTTIPFPDYNFYPKSPYEAIEENLKMDLHTLVLLDIQAHKDRYMTVNQGLEYLLNIKNDLDREGLIDEETLAMGIARVGSKNVCVKAGKISELIDFDFGGPLHCIIIPSKLHIVEAEYLVEIAGADKSILDDV, from the coding sequence ATGTTTTATTTAGTCGGTTTAGGATTATTTGATGAGAAGGACATATCTCTTAAAGGATTGGAATGTTTAAAAAATGTAGATAAGATTTATGCTGAATTTTTCACCTCAAGGCTTTTCGGGTCCAGCTTTGAAGCTATTGAAGGGCTGATAGGCAAAAAAATTGAAGTTCTTGTGAGAGACGAAGTTGAAGAGGAACACAAATTCATAGAAGAGGCTAAAACATCTGATGTTGCATTAATAACAGGTGGAGATCCTCTGATTGCAACAACACACAGTGATTTTCTTGTGCAGTGCTCCAAAAAAGGAATTGATTTTGAAGTGATTCATGGATCTTCAATTTTATCCTCAGCACCTGCAATCTCAGGACTTCAGGGATACAAATTCGGTAAAGTAACAACAATTCCGTTTCCGGATTATAACTTCTATCCGAAATCCCCATATGAAGCCATTGAAGAAAATCTTAAAATGGACTTGCACACATTGGTTCTGCTTGATATTCAGGCTCACAAGGACCGTTACATGACTGTAAATCAGGGTTTGGAATATCTTTTAAATATCAAAAATGACCTTGACCGTGAGGGTTTGATAGATGAAGAAACCCTTGCAATGGGTATTGCTCGTGTTGGGTCTAAAAATGTCTGTGTAAAGGCTGGAAAAATTAGTGAACTGATTGATTTTGATTTTGGAGGCCCTCTGCACTGTATCATCATACCTTCAAAACTTCACATTGTGGAAGCTGAATATCTGGTAGAAATTGCTGGAGCGGATAAAAGTATTTTAGATGATGTTTAG
- a CDS encoding radical SAM protein encodes MAEHKGSRFAHITKAHPCFNEKMHDKVGRAHVPVAPKCNIFCNFCTRDINNEEDRPGVASCVMDADAAINHVNEVTAEGPISVVGVAGPGDSLANEETFKFFEKLASEQPDLIKCMSTNGLLLPKYADRLAELGVNSVTVTINAIDPDIAVDIYSFIKYEGKVYKGYDAVKILIKNQLDGVEKAAANGMVVKVNSVLIPGLNDEHIVEIAKEVKKRGASLMNILPLIPLAKMKHYSRPDCSMMESVREQVEEIIPVFRACTQCRADAYGIPGKKSEDHHLGMTPQSHY; translated from the coding sequence ATGGCTGAACACAAAGGTTCAAGATTTGCACATATAACAAAAGCACATCCATGTTTCAATGAAAAAATGCATGATAAAGTCGGTAGAGCACATGTACCTGTTGCACCAAAATGTAATATCTTTTGTAACTTCTGTACAAGAGATATCAACAATGAGGAAGACAGACCTGGTGTTGCAAGCTGTGTCATGGATGCTGATGCTGCAATAAATCATGTTAATGAAGTAACTGCAGAAGGTCCAATTTCTGTTGTTGGAGTAGCAGGACCTGGAGATTCACTTGCTAATGAGGAAACTTTCAAGTTCTTTGAAAAATTAGCATCTGAACAGCCGGATTTAATAAAATGTATGAGTACAAACGGTCTTTTACTTCCTAAATATGCAGACAGACTTGCAGAACTTGGAGTAAATTCCGTTACTGTAACAATCAATGCAATTGATCCTGACATTGCAGTTGATATCTATTCATTTATCAAATATGAAGGAAAAGTCTATAAAGGATACGATGCTGTTAAAATTTTAATCAAAAACCAGTTGGATGGTGTTGAAAAGGCGGCTGCCAATGGTATGGTTGTTAAAGTCAATTCAGTATTGATTCCTGGATTAAATGATGAACATATTGTTGAAATAGCTAAAGAAGTTAAAAAAAGAGGAGCTTCTCTTATGAATATCCTGCCTTTGATTCCTTTAGCAAAAATGAAACATTATTCACGTCCTGACTGTTCCATGATGGAAAGCGTAAGGGAACAGGTTGAAGAAATCATACCTGTATTCAGAGCATGTACTCAATGCAGAGCCGATGCATACGGAATACCTGGTAAGAAAAGTGAAGACCATCATTTGGGAATGACTCCGCAAAGTCATTATTAG
- a CDS encoding class I SAM-dependent methyltransferase family protein: MKCVKVPLKQLNDTRLKLMEDGLMNMDYRIKAEDEFGYIPVNENVEGYEIVCMHLEAMKKVPHNFSEILKDELTEDEIENLRTSFDTIGDIVILEIPDDLVSKKQIIGDAALKFTKKQAIYMKKSAIKGTIRIRDLEFLAGTDDSVTIHKEHGVRLKLDVRQVYFSPRLATERLRVNDSVCDGERILDMFCGIGPFPVLIAKNHDVDIAAVDINEDAIKYLNENIRINKLKGNVKAYCGDVREVSKSFNHKFDRIIMNLPGLAYTFLDVAADLIEDGGTINYYEFSDSYEQGIKRLTDAVESRGMEVEIINTRKVKSTSPGEWHVAIDGKVHMKK, encoded by the coding sequence ATGAAATGCGTAAAAGTTCCATTGAAACAATTAAACGACACTCGCCTGAAACTGATGGAAGATGGGCTGATGAATATGGACTATCGAATCAAGGCTGAAGATGAATTCGGATACATTCCTGTCAATGAGAATGTCGAAGGCTATGAAATAGTGTGCATGCATCTGGAAGCCATGAAAAAGGTTCCCCATAACTTTTCTGAAATACTTAAAGATGAGCTAACAGAAGATGAAATAGAAAATCTGAGAACATCATTTGACACCATCGGAGACATAGTAATCCTTGAAATTCCTGACGATTTAGTCTCAAAAAAACAAATTATCGGTGATGCTGCTCTTAAATTTACCAAAAAACAGGCAATATATATGAAAAAGAGTGCAATTAAAGGAACAATACGCATTCGTGATTTGGAATTTCTGGCAGGGACAGACGATTCCGTTACAATCCACAAGGAACACGGAGTTCGCCTAAAGCTTGATGTGCGCCAGGTATATTTCTCACCACGGCTTGCTACCGAAAGGTTGAGGGTTAATGACAGTGTATGTGACGGCGAAAGAATTCTTGATATGTTCTGCGGAATAGGGCCGTTCCCAGTTCTGATAGCAAAAAACCATGATGTGGATATTGCTGCGGTTGACATTAACGAGGATGCAATCAAATATCTGAATGAAAATATACGCATCAACAAACTGAAAGGTAACGTCAAGGCATACTGCGGTGATGTCAGAGAAGTTTCAAAATCATTTAACCACAAGTTCGACAGGATTATTATGAACCTTCCGGGACTTGCATATACTTTCCTAGATGTTGCAGCTGATTTAATTGAAGACGGAGGAACAATCAACTACTATGAATTTTCTGATTCATATGAACAGGGAATAAAAAGACTGACCGATGCAGTGGAAAGTAGAGGAATGGAAGTTGAAATCATAAATACACGCAAAGTCAAATCAACATCTCCCGGCGAATGGCATGTTGCAATAGATGGAAAAGTCCACATGAAAAAATAG
- a CDS encoding methanogenesis marker 6 protein, translated as MSQNLTMSPDLGKEDWDPDVITRMIFIGPGAHVSEQEIVSEFHMLGLPLTIKNTCYGSMISGKSEDVYKAIEEIRKLDPNHIFTKERGFAPGDPRRCRGHRFGPREGFHQMEKEYRILGFVSKALENPKEVELEEKKPVEVDEFKKIMDECLENK; from the coding sequence ATGTCACAGAATCTAACAATGAGTCCTGATTTAGGTAAAGAAGATTGGGACCCTGATGTAATTACCCGTATGATTTTTATTGGACCGGGAGCTCATGTAAGCGAACAAGAAATTGTAAGCGAATTTCATATGCTTGGTTTACCTCTTACAATAAAAAATACCTGTTATGGGTCTATGATTAGTGGAAAAAGTGAAGATGTTTACAAAGCTATTGAAGAGATAAGAAAACTTGATCCAAACCACATTTTCACAAAGGAAAGAGGTTTCGCTCCAGGTGATCCTAGAAGATGCAGAGGTCACAGATTTGGACCTAGGGAAGGATTCCACCAAATGGAAAAAGAATATAGAATACTTGGTTTTGTCTCCAAAGCTTTAGAAAATCCGAAAGAAGTTGAACTGGAAGAGAAAAAACCAGTTGAAGTTGACGAATTTAAAAAGATTATGGACGAATGTCTTGAAAACAAATAA
- a CDS encoding stage II sporulation protein M — METLIKFKDLTVESLKNHKKLIIGLYVLFIICFIGGWILSADVVNSALNSTVPSNGTQLNSEINALDLFIHNEAGGILTYVASLFFAIPAVVMIIFNGANLGAAGALFNSLMPHGGLRYVIYLIPHGIFEITATVIQSAAGILLFLFILGFVRSAISKDTDGVSQAFDKNKKVLIHSIILMIFSTILLLIAAPIEAYFSVPFSDFIMNLL; from the coding sequence ATGGAAACTTTAATTAAATTTAAAGATTTGACGGTGGAAAGTTTAAAGAATCACAAAAAATTGATAATCGGATTATATGTGTTATTTATAATCTGTTTTATTGGAGGCTGGATTTTATCTGCTGATGTGGTGAATTCTGCTTTAAACAGTACTGTACCATCAAACGGAACACAGTTGAATTCTGAAATTAATGCATTGGATCTGTTCATTCACAATGAAGCCGGAGGAATCTTAACATATGTAGCTTCACTATTCTTTGCAATTCCTGCCGTTGTAATGATAATATTCAATGGGGCTAATCTGGGGGCTGCTGGAGCATTATTCAATTCATTAATGCCACATGGCGGTCTTAGATATGTAATTTATTTAATACCTCATGGCATATTTGAGATTACAGCAACTGTTATTCAATCTGCTGCAGGAATATTGCTGTTCCTCTTTATTTTGGGATTTGTTCGATCAGCGATAAGCAAGGATACTGACGGGGTTTCACAAGCATTTGACAAAAACAAAAAAGTTTTGATTCATAGCATAATTCTGATGATTTTTTCAACAATTCTTCTGCTTATTGCAGCGCCTATTGAAGCATATTTTTCAGTTCCTTTTTCAGATTTCATAATGAATCTTCTCTAA
- the mtnA gene encoding S-methyl-5-thioribose-1-phosphate isomerase: protein MKTLEWEDNKLKLIDQRKLPDELTYVYCDNYQDAIVAIKNMTVRGAPAIGVSAGFAMALAELEGADLQKAAEEIKAARPTAVNLFWAVDRVLNSSDDALTEALKMYEEDMATNRAIGKYGSQIIDDGDTVLTHCNAGALACVDYGTALGVFRAARDAGKNINVICDETRPRGQGASLSVWEMQQENIPVKLIPDVASGYLMSQGKIDKVVIGADRIAKGGVVNKVGSFMVALAASYHDIPFYVAAPYSTFDNEISIFDTVIEERDGDEVRYYGGARICPEGTDVINPAFDITPKELITGIITEKGIIDPI, encoded by the coding sequence ATGAAAACACTTGAATGGGAAGATAACAAATTAAAACTTATTGATCAAAGAAAACTTCCTGATGAGTTGACTTACGTTTACTGTGATAACTATCAGGATGCTATCGTAGCAATTAAAAATATGACTGTACGTGGCGCTCCGGCAATTGGGGTATCAGCAGGTTTTGCAATGGCTTTAGCAGAACTTGAAGGTGCCGATTTGCAAAAAGCAGCAGAAGAAATTAAAGCTGCAAGACCAACAGCCGTAAACCTTTTCTGGGCAGTAGACAGGGTATTGAACAGCAGTGATGATGCACTGACAGAAGCCCTGAAGATGTATGAAGAGGATATGGCAACAAACAGAGCTATCGGTAAATACGGCTCACAAATCATTGATGATGGGGATACTGTTTTAACACATTGCAATGCAGGAGCTCTTGCATGTGTCGATTATGGAACTGCACTTGGAGTATTCCGGGCAGCCCGTGATGCAGGCAAAAACATCAATGTAATCTGTGATGAAACCCGTCCTAGAGGACAGGGGGCAAGTCTGAGCGTATGGGAAATGCAACAGGAAAACATTCCGGTCAAGCTGATTCCTGATGTGGCTTCAGGATATCTAATGTCACAGGGCAAAATTGATAAGGTTGTAATCGGTGCTGACAGAATTGCAAAAGGAGGTGTTGTAAATAAGGTCGGATCATTTATGGTAGCTCTTGCAGCCAGTTATCATGACATACCGTTTTATGTAGCAGCTCCATATTCCACATTTGACAATGAAATCTCCATCTTTGATACGGTTATTGAAGAAAGGGATGGTGATGAAGTAAGATATTATGGTGGAGCAAGAATATGTCCTGAAGGAACAGATGTCATAAATCCTGCATTTGATATCACTCCAAAAGAGCTGATTACTGGAATCATTACTGAAAAGGGAATAATTGACCCGATTTAA
- a CDS encoding 3-hydroxyacyl-CoA dehydrogenase: MSIKKVVVAGGGVLGSQIALQSAYCGFDVTIWLRSEGSIERAKPKLERFKNIYIDTLEQMKTDPSAYCRGLSKKTDLSAEELDELKKQAQNAFDSLTLTNSYEEAAADADLIIEAIAENPEQKIAFYQELAKYMDEKTILVTNSSTLLPSMFAEYTGRPEKYLSLHFANTIWKNNTAEVMGHPGTEQEYYDQVVEFAEAINMIPLKLKKEQPGYILNSLLVPFLSAAEALLANDVSDHETIDKTWILATGAPAGPFHILDIVGLETAYNIVIMNPEAQAPESIPGKIAKMLKEKIDAGETGINAGKGFYTYD; encoded by the coding sequence ATGAGTATTAAAAAAGTTGTCGTAGCAGGAGGAGGCGTCCTTGGAAGTCAAATTGCTCTTCAATCAGCATATTGCGGATTTGATGTGACAATATGGCTAAGAAGTGAAGGATCAATTGAAAGAGCAAAACCAAAACTTGAAAGATTCAAAAACATCTACATAGACACACTTGAACAGATGAAAACAGACCCAAGCGCATACTGCAGAGGCCTCAGTAAAAAAACAGACCTGAGCGCTGAAGAACTAGATGAACTGAAAAAACAGGCACAAAATGCCTTTGACAGTTTGACACTGACAAACAGTTATGAAGAAGCTGCTGCAGATGCAGACCTGATTATCGAAGCAATTGCTGAAAATCCGGAACAGAAAATTGCATTCTACCAGGAGCTTGCCAAATATATGGATGAAAAAACAATTCTTGTTACAAACTCATCTACACTGCTTCCGTCAATGTTTGCAGAATATACAGGAAGACCTGAAAAGTATCTCTCACTTCACTTTGCAAACACAATCTGGAAAAATAATACTGCAGAAGTAATGGGACATCCTGGAACCGAACAGGAATATTATGATCAGGTAGTCGAGTTTGCTGAAGCCATCAATATGATTCCGTTGAAACTTAAAAAAGAACAACCTGGTTACATATTGAATTCATTGCTTGTTCCATTTTTAAGCGCTGCAGAAGCATTGCTTGCAAATGATGTATCAGACCATGAAACAATTGACAAAACATGGATTTTAGCTACAGGCGCACCTGCCGGACCATTCCACATATTAGATATTGTTGGTTTGGAAACCGCATACAATATCGTTATTATGAATCCTGAAGCACAGGCCCCTGAAAGCATCCCTGGAAAAATAGCTAAAATGCTTAAAGAAAAAATTGATGCTGGTGAAACCGGTATCAATGCAGGAAAAGGATTTTATACTTATGATTAG
- a CDS encoding methanogenesis marker 5 protein, which produces MVKIAVYPPNSLILADLLERKGHTPLVLQKQIRQKIKDPEIDSPPMNITEEDPIKGLKYAAIEVPSGVRGRMAIIGPLIDEAEAAIVVDGAPYGFGCIGCARTNELSIFLLRNKGIPVLELTYPTNQDETYVMVNKINEFVDSLEETVGEE; this is translated from the coding sequence ATGGTTAAAATTGCGGTTTATCCTCCAAACTCATTAATTTTGGCAGATTTACTTGAAAGGAAAGGTCATACTCCTTTAGTTTTACAAAAACAAATTAGACAAAAAATTAAAGATCCGGAGATTGATTCTCCACCAATGAATATTACTGAAGAAGATCCGATTAAAGGACTTAAATATGCGGCTATTGAAGTTCCGTCTGGTGTTCGTGGAAGAATGGCTATTATAGGACCTCTTATAGATGAGGCTGAAGCGGCAATTGTTGTCGACGGCGCTCCTTACGGATTCGGTTGTATTGGATGTGCAAGAACCAATGAATTGTCCATTTTCTTACTCAGAAACAAGGGCATTCCTGTATTGGAACTCACATATCCTACTAATCAGGATGAAACTTATGTTATGGTAAATAAAATTAATGAATTTGTAGATTCACTAGAAGAAACTGTCGGGGAGGAATAA
- a CDS encoding methanogenesis marker 15 protein: protein MVKIALVSCGTEYSGIQKEIEKAANKFGAEIILPEIDLDYIDESYEKFGFSAQSSSLKLMIARAMAIVEGRCKPDAVFIATCFRCAEAALVRNEVRRFIQNNTRIPVVTYSFTERTKADELFIRMEALATTVTRRSILAREKQEGLTLGLDSGSTTTKAVLMENNKVIGTGWTSTKDIIESAKTAAAEAFEQTDYGWDDLDGIGTTGYGRFTMGQEFGAELIQEELSVNAKGAVYLADCQKGEATVLDIGGMDNKVITVNNGIPDNFTMGGICAGASGRFLDMTSRRLDVDITELGPLAVQGDWRKAMLNSYCIVFGIQDLVTTLAAGGSKADVAAAACHSVSEQVYEQQLQEIDIREPLIQVGGTSLISGLVEAVSETLGGIEVIVPEYSQHIGAVGSALLVSGMGHRQDNK, encoded by the coding sequence ATGGTTAAAATTGCTTTAGTTTCATGTGGAACAGAATACAGTGGAATTCAAAAGGAAATTGAAAAAGCGGCAAACAAGTTCGGTGCTGAAATTATCCTTCCTGAAATCGATTTAGATTATATTGACGAATCCTATGAAAAATTCGGATTTTCAGCTCAAAGTTCAAGTTTAAAATTAATGATTGCAAGAGCTATGGCTATTGTTGAAGGCAGATGCAAACCTGATGCAGTATTTATCGCAACCTGTTTCAGATGTGCAGAAGCGGCTCTGGTCAGAAATGAAGTCAGACGTTTCATACAAAACAATACTCGTATTCCAGTAGTTACCTATTCATTTACTGAAAGGACAAAAGCTGACGAATTGTTTATCCGTATGGAGGCATTGGCTACAACTGTAACTCGTAGAAGTATCCTTGCTCGTGAAAAACAAGAAGGACTCACTCTTGGACTTGATTCAGGTTCAACAACTACAAAAGCAGTGCTCATGGAAAACAACAAGGTTATCGGAACCGGATGGACATCCACCAAAGACATTATTGAATCTGCTAAAACTGCAGCTGCAGAAGCATTCGAACAGACTGATTACGGATGGGATGATTTAGACGGTATCGGAACTACCGGTTACGGTAGGTTTACCATGGGTCAGGAATTTGGAGCAGAACTCATTCAGGAAGAACTGTCCGTTAACGCAAAAGGTGCAGTATATCTTGCAGACTGTCAGAAAGGAGAAGCTACTGTACTGGACATCGGTGGTATGGACAACAAGGTAATTACCGTAAACAACGGTATTCCGGACAACTTTACCATGGGTGGTATCTGTGCAGGTGCATCAGGAAGATTCCTTGATATGACTTCCAGAAGACTGGACGTTGATATTACCGAATTAGGTCCTCTCGCAGTTCAGGGTGACTGGAGAAAAGCAATGCTTAACTCTTACTGTATTGTATTCGGTATTCAGGACCTTGTTACTACACTTGCTGCAGGAGGTTCCAAAGCGGATGTTGCAGCAGCTGCCTGTCACTCCGTATCAGAACAGGTATACGAACAGCAACTTCAGGAAATTGATATTCGTGAACCTTTAATTCAAGTAGGCGGAACAAGTTTGATTTCAGGTCTTGTTGAAGCGGTAAGTGAAACTTTAGGTGGAATTGAAGTTATTGTTCCTGAATATTCTCAGCACATCGGTGCTGTAGGATCAGCTCTTTTAGTATCCGGAATGGGACACAGACAAGATAACAAATAA